The Pseudomonas aeruginosa genome includes the window GCCTGCTCGAACTGGGCGTACCCTACTACCTGATCCGCGCCACGGTGCTAGGGGTCATGGCCCAGCGCCTGGTGCGCACGCTCTGCCCGCACTGCAAGGCGCCGATGCAACTGGCGGACAGCGACTGGCACGAACTGACCCGCCCCTGGAGCGCCCCGCCGCCCAGCGGCGCGCACCAGGCCGTGGGTTGCCTGGAGTGCCGCGACACCGGCTATCGCGGGCGCGCCGGCGTCTATGAAATCATGCTGCTCAGCGATAGCCTGAAAGAACTGATCACCGCCGACACCGACCTGGTCGCCCTGCGCCGCCAGGCGTACAAGGAAGGCACCCGCAGCCTGCGCCTGTCCGGCGCGCAGAAGGTCGCCGCAGGTATCAGTACGCTGGAGGAAGTACTGCGGGTGACCCCGCAGAGCGAACAGAAGTAGCGGCACATCCCGTCGGCGGAGTTCCGACGGTTGCACGGCACAACGCCGGACGGGCCTGCCAGGCCCACAGACAAGGATGTAGACGATGACGAGCGTTACCCCCGCCGTCCCCGCGCCGACGCTCCCCAGCCGTGGCGCACCGCACCTGCGGCGAGCCGCGAGCGGCGTCCCTGGCCCGATATGGCTCGGCCGGCCGCCGAGCCGGCGCTGAGGGCCGGCCGATGGAAATCCTGCTGCTACGCCTGGACTTCTGGGACTGGCTGGCCTTCGGTACCGTCCTCCTGCTCCTGGAAATCTTCGGTGCCGGCGGCTATCTGCTGCGGGTCGGCCTCACCGCCGCTTGTGTCGGTGCGCTCGACGCGCTCCTGCCGGGACTGGCCTGGCCTTGGCAGGTAGGGCTGTTCGTCCTGCTCTCCGGGCTGGTCGCCGCCTTGCATCGGCGCCGTCGCCGCAAGGCCGGTAGCGTCGAGGAAACGCCAGGGTTGCAGCGACGCGGCGACGACCTGTTCGGCCGCACCTTTCCCTTGCACCGGGCGATCGTCGGCGGGCTCGGCGAGCTGCGCGTCGAGGACGCGTCGTGGCTGGTCAGCGGTCCCGACCTGCCGCGCGGCGCCCTGGTCCGGGTCACCGGCCAGGACGGCGCCCTGCTGCACGTCGAGCCTGCCGCGCCCTGAATCGCTGTAGCTCCCGGCCGGCGGGGGCTGTACGGCAGCGGAAAAAGCGACCGGACGGTCATCCCCGCTGGAACTCCGGGACGGCAAACGCGATCTGATGTAACACGCAGCCCCCTATCAGGAGTTCCCCCATGCGTTCCGTCAAACTCGCCGCCACCACCCTGGTCATCGCCGCCCTGCCGCTGGGCTCGGCCATGGCCGATACCTTCTGGCGCAACATCATTTCCTCGGGTGCCACCACGGCCTCCACCTACCTGACCTTCCGCCACGACCACAAGCTGATCGTCGCCGCGCAGGACGACGCCGGCAGCTACATCGCCAGCGACGGCGCGATCCGCGGGCCGTACCTGGAAGCCGCCCTGCAGAAGCTGCGCAACGACAACCCGGACCTGCAGGCCAGCGACATGGAACTGGCCAGCGCGATCCTCGCCGGCGGCGAGCAGTCCGCCGTCCAGCAGTAGGCCACGGCGACCTCGCCTCCGCCCGGAGGCGAGGTCACTCGCGGTAGTCGTCCAGCGGCACGCAGGCGCAGAACAGGTTGCGGTCACCGTAGACGTTGTCCACCCGGTTAACCGCCGGCCAGTACTTGAACGCCCGCGCATGTTCGCTCGGGGTCACCGCCTCGGCGATCTCGTAGGGTCTCTGCCAGATCCCGGTGACGTCGGCCAGGGTATGCGGCGCCCGTTTCAGCGGGTTGTCCTCCGCCGGCCAGGCGCCGCTCTCCACCTTGCCGATCTCGGCCCTGATGCTCAGCATCGCCTCGACGAAACGATCCAGCTCCGCCTTCGACTCGCTCTCGGTCGGCTCCACCATCAGCGTGCCCGGCACCGGGAAGGACATGGTCGGGGCGTGGAAGCCGTAGTCCATCAGGCGCTTGGCCACGTCTTCCTCGGTTATCCCGGTCTGCGCCTTGAGCGGTCGCAGGTCGAGGATGCATTCGTGGGCGACGCGCTCGTTGCGCCCGCGGTAGAGCACCGGGAACGCCCCGTCCAGGCGGTTCGCCAGGTAGTTGGCGGAGAGGATCGCCACCTCGCTGGCGTCGGCCAGCTGCGGGCCCATCATGGCGATGTACATCCAACTG containing:
- a CDS encoding DUF2388 domain-containing protein gives rise to the protein MRSVKLAATTLVIAALPLGSAMADTFWRNIISSGATTASTYLTFRHDHKLIVAAQDDAGSYIASDGAIRGPYLEAALQKLRNDNPDLQASDMELASAILAGGEQSAVQQ
- a CDS encoding NfeD family protein — protein: MEILLLRLDFWDWLAFGTVLLLLEIFGAGGYLLRVGLTAACVGALDALLPGLAWPWQVGLFVLLSGLVAALHRRRRRKAGSVEETPGLQRRGDDLFGRTFPLHRAIVGGLGELRVEDASWLVSGPDLPRGALVRVTGQDGALLHVEPAAP